From Mustela nigripes isolate SB6536 chromosome 13, MUSNIG.SB6536, whole genome shotgun sequence, one genomic window encodes:
- the PABPN1 gene encoding polyadenylate-binding protein 2 isoform X3, whose translation MEEEAEKLKELQNEVEKQMNMSPPPGNAGPVIMSIEEKMEADARSIYVGNVDYGATAEELEAHFHGCGSVNRVTILCDKFSGHPKGFAYIEFSDKESVRTSLALDESLFRGRQIKVIPKRTNRPGISTTDRGFPRARYRARTTNYNSSRSRFYSGFNSRPRGRVYRGRARATSWYSPY comes from the exons atggaggaagaagCTGAGAAGCTAAAGGAGCTACAGAACGAGGTAGAGAAACAGATGAATATGAGTCCACCTCCAGGCAATG ctgGCCCAGTGATCATGTCCATTGAAGAGAAGATGGAGGCTGATGCCCGTTCCATCTATGTTGGCAAT GTGGACTATGGTGCAACAGCAGAAGAGCTGGAAGCACACTTCCATGGCTGTGGTTCAGTCAACCGTGTTACCATACTCTGTGACAAATTTAGTGGCCATCCTAAAGG gtttgcATATATAGAGTTCTCAGACAAAGAGTCAGTGAGGACTTCTTTGGCCTTAGATGAGTCCCTATTTAGAGGAAGACAGATCAAG GTGATCCCAAAACGAACCAACAGACCAGGCATCAGCACAACAGACCGGGGTTTCCCACGAGCCCGATACCGTGCCCGGACCACCAACTACAACAGTTCCCGCTCTCGATTCTACAGTGGTTTTAACAGCAGGCCCCGGGGTCGCGTCTACAG gGGCCGGGCTAGAGCGACATCATGGTATTCCCCTTACTAA
- the PABPN1 gene encoding polyadenylate-binding protein 2 isoform X1 yields MAAAAAAAAAAGAAGGRGSGPGRRRHLVPGAGGEAGEGAPGGAGDYGNGLESEELEPEELLLEPEPEPEPEEEPPRPRAPPGAPGPGPGSGAPGSQEEEEEPGLVEGDPGDGAIEDPELEAIKARVREMEEEAEKLKELQNEVEKQMNMSPPPGNAGPVIMSIEEKMEADARSIYVGNVDYGATAEELEAHFHGCGSVNRVTILCDKFSGHPKGFAYIEFSDKESVRTSLALDESLFRGRQIKVIPKRTNRPGISTTDRGFPRARYRARTTNYNSSRSRFYSGFNSRPRGRVYRGRARATSWYSPY; encoded by the exons atggcggcggcggcggcggcggcagcagcagcgggGGCTGCGGGCGGTCGGGGCTCCGGGCCGGGGCGGCGGCGCCATCTTGTGCCCGGGGCCGGTGGGGAGGCCGGGGAGGGGGCCCCGGGGGGCGCAGGGGACTACGGGAACGGCCTGGAGTCTGAGGAACTGGAGCCTGAGGAGCTGCTGCTGGAGCCCGAGCCGGAGCCCGAGCCCGAAGAGGAgccgccccggccccgcgcccccCCGGGAGCTCCGGGCCCTGGGCCTGGCTCGGGAGCCCCCGgcagccaggaggaggaggaggagccgggACTGGTCGAGGGTGACCCGGGGGACGGCGCCATTGAGGACCCG GAGCTGGAAGCGATCAAAGCTCGAGTCagggagatggaggaagaagCTGAGAAGCTAAAGGAGCTACAGAACGAGGTAGAGAAACAGATGAATATGAGTCCACCTCCAGGCAATG ctgGCCCAGTGATCATGTCCATTGAAGAGAAGATGGAGGCTGATGCCCGTTCCATCTATGTTGGCAAT GTGGACTATGGTGCAACAGCAGAAGAGCTGGAAGCACACTTCCATGGCTGTGGTTCAGTCAACCGTGTTACCATACTCTGTGACAAATTTAGTGGCCATCCTAAAGG gtttgcATATATAGAGTTCTCAGACAAAGAGTCAGTGAGGACTTCTTTGGCCTTAGATGAGTCCCTATTTAGAGGAAGACAGATCAAG GTGATCCCAAAACGAACCAACAGACCAGGCATCAGCACAACAGACCGGGGTTTCCCACGAGCCCGATACCGTGCCCGGACCACCAACTACAACAGTTCCCGCTCTCGATTCTACAGTGGTTTTAACAGCAGGCCCCGGGGTCGCGTCTACAG gGGCCGGGCTAGAGCGACATCATGGTATTCCCCTTACTAA